From a region of the Actinomadura luzonensis genome:
- a CDS encoding Gfo/Idh/MocA family protein produces MTFATVEEDRPLRAVVVGAGFIGGQWAPELLAHPEVELAGWVDVEPARARAAARGLGLHDLPTGASLTALLDGEEPDFIVNCTVPQAHHEVTVTALRRGVAVLSEKPMAVTLEEARAMVRASEESRRLFMVSQNRRHMRGLAAFRRTAGELGPLGLMTSEFFMPYRGAAFLATLEHPLLQDMAIHLFDAARAVSGADPVSVYCESFRPPWTWYPGACSATAIFEMTGGLRYTFTGSWSAPGLPTSWTGSWRVAGTRGTTRWDGEGDPVAEPAKGEVVRAHKREADPHPERPRRYTGLAEGLAEFVAGLRTGRAPQGECHDNIRSLAMVTAALESARTGMRTPIVIS; encoded by the coding sequence ATGACGTTCGCGACAGTGGAGGAGGACCGGCCGCTGCGGGCGGTCGTGGTCGGCGCCGGGTTCATCGGCGGGCAGTGGGCTCCTGAGCTGCTCGCCCACCCCGAGGTCGAGCTGGCCGGCTGGGTCGACGTGGAGCCGGCGCGGGCGCGGGCCGCCGCTCGCGGGCTGGGGCTGCACGACCTGCCCACCGGCGCGTCCCTGACCGCGCTGCTGGACGGCGAGGAGCCCGACTTCATCGTCAACTGCACGGTGCCGCAGGCCCACCACGAGGTGACGGTGACGGCGCTGCGCCGCGGGGTGGCGGTGCTGAGCGAGAAGCCGATGGCGGTCACGCTGGAGGAGGCGCGCGCGATGGTGCGGGCGTCGGAGGAGTCGCGGCGGCTGTTCATGGTCAGCCAGAACCGCCGGCACATGCGCGGCCTGGCCGCCTTCCGGCGCACGGCCGGCGAGCTGGGGCCGCTCGGGCTGATGACGTCGGAGTTCTTCATGCCGTACCGGGGGGCGGCGTTCCTGGCGACGCTGGAGCACCCGCTGCTGCAGGACATGGCGATCCACCTGTTCGACGCCGCGCGGGCGGTGTCGGGGGCCGACCCGGTGTCGGTGTACTGCGAGTCGTTCCGGCCGCCGTGGACCTGGTACCCGGGTGCGTGCTCGGCCACGGCGATCTTCGAGATGACCGGCGGGCTGCGCTACACCTTCACCGGGAGCTGGTCGGCGCCCGGCCTGCCGACGTCGTGGACGGGCTCGTGGCGGGTGGCCGGCACGCGCGGCACCACCCGCTGGGACGGCGAGGGCGACCCGGTCGCCGAGCCGGCCAAGGGCGAGGTGGTGCGGGCGCACAAGCGCGAGGCCGACCCGCATCCGGAGCGGCCCCGCCGCTACACCGGGCTCGCCGAGGGGCTGGCGGAGTTCGTGGCGGGGCTGCGCACGGGGCGGGCGCCGCAGGGCGAGTGTCACGACAACATCCGCAGCCTGGCCATGGTGACGGCGGCGCTGGAGTCGGCCAGGACGGGAATGCGCACGCCCATCGTCATCTCTTGA
- a CDS encoding MarR family winged helix-turn-helix transcriptional regulator, giving the protein MDRADLPDAFVGVLTGVHRLVRRRLRQELPGPRLRGAQVELLRLVSANPGISVSAAARELYLAGNSVSTLVNQLTSAGLLRREARQDDRRSASLRTTSEAEARLRAWQERRVALVREQLERLPEQDRAALAAALPALRRLADGLQEEVTAP; this is encoded by the coding sequence ATGGACAGAGCGGATCTGCCGGACGCCTTCGTCGGCGTCCTCACCGGCGTGCACCGGCTCGTCCGGCGCCGGCTGCGCCAGGAGCTGCCCGGCCCGCGGCTGCGCGGCGCGCAGGTCGAGCTGCTGCGCCTGGTCTCGGCGAACCCGGGCATCAGCGTCTCGGCCGCGGCCAGGGAGCTGTACCTGGCGGGCAACTCGGTCTCGACGCTGGTCAACCAGCTCACCTCGGCCGGGCTGCTGCGCCGCGAGGCCCGCCAGGACGACCGGCGTTCGGCCAGCCTGCGTACCACGTCCGAGGCGGAGGCGCGCCTGCGCGCCTGGCAGGAGCGGCGCGTCGCGCTGGTGCGCGAGCAGCTGGAACGGCTTCCCGAACAGGACAGGGCCGCGCTCGCCGCGGCCCTCCCGGCCCTGCGCAGGCTGGCCGACGGCCTGCAGGAGGAGGTGACGGCACCATGA
- a CDS encoding MarR family winged helix-turn-helix transcriptional regulator codes for MSDETDEDRFFRELGGVCAELRQAFPRHVGLSPQRVQLLVRLRRDGETSHSDLRRALGLDGATVTRLVKEFEAEGLAGRRLDPADNRYTLAALTAEGERAAAELERAHQAYQERLLDGVTERERELVLDVLRRLRANMTSQEEP; via the coding sequence GTGAGCGACGAGACGGACGAGGACAGGTTCTTCCGCGAGCTGGGGGGCGTCTGCGCCGAGCTGCGGCAGGCGTTCCCCCGGCACGTGGGCCTGAGCCCGCAGCGGGTGCAGCTCCTCGTCCGGCTGCGGCGCGACGGCGAGACCAGCCACAGCGACCTGCGCCGGGCGCTCGGCCTCGACGGGGCGACGGTGACCCGGCTGGTCAAGGAGTTCGAGGCGGAGGGCCTGGCCGGCCGCCGCCTCGACCCCGCCGACAACCGCTACACCCTCGCCGCGCTGACCGCCGAGGGCGAACGCGCCGCGGCCGAGCTGGAGCGCGCCCACCAGGCGTACCAGGAGCGGCTGCTCGACGGCGTCACCGAGCGCGAGCGCGAGCTGGTGCTGGACGTGCTGCGGCGGCTGCGCGCGAACATGACATCACAGGAGGAACCATGA
- a CDS encoding ester cyclase, translated as MTQDVRALARRMYAAFNARDHEAARDIFTADFRSHPLGTTGPDAVERSWRRFHETYPEARVVVEDMLVEDDRAAVRTSVHGVPGEHPPTMLEIFRVRDGRIAELWGLSALKRA; from the coding sequence ATGACACAGGACGTGCGGGCGCTGGCCCGGCGCATGTACGCCGCGTTCAACGCCCGCGACCACGAGGCCGCCAGGGACATCTTCACCGCCGACTTCCGCAGCCACCCCCTGGGCACGACCGGCCCGGACGCCGTCGAGCGGTCCTGGCGGCGCTTCCACGAGACCTACCCCGAGGCGCGCGTCGTGGTGGAGGACATGCTAGTCGAGGACGACCGGGCCGCCGTGCGCACCAGCGTCCACGGCGTGCCCGGCGAGCACCCGCCCACCATGCTGGAGATCTTCCGGGTGCGCGACGGGCGCATCGCCGAGCTGTGGGGGCTGTCGGCGCTCAAGCGGGCCTGA
- a CDS encoding ThuA domain-containing protein: MAVNGQHDTPRDTPLDDVPRTTPLGVTVWSENYHEPREEEVRRRYPDGIHGAIAAGLREELGERVRVRTAVLEEPEHGLSDEALAATDVLTWWGHMAHEEVDDKVVERVRRRVLGGMGLIVLHSGHYSKIFRALMGTTCTLNWRDDGDRELVWTVAPGHPIARGVPRPLVIEAQETYGEPFGVPEPDELVFISGFAGGEVFRSGCCYRRGLGRVFYFSPGDQEYPVYHHPGVRRVLANAVLWAAPQDRPGEPLQNAHAPITW, translated from the coding sequence ATGGCGGTCAACGGCCAGCACGACACCCCACGGGACACCCCCCTCGACGACGTCCCCCGCACCACGCCACTCGGCGTCACCGTATGGAGCGAGAACTACCACGAGCCGCGCGAGGAGGAGGTGCGCCGCCGCTACCCCGACGGCATCCACGGCGCCATCGCCGCCGGGCTGCGCGAGGAGCTGGGCGAGCGGGTGCGGGTGCGCACCGCCGTCCTGGAGGAGCCCGAGCACGGGCTGAGCGACGAGGCCCTCGCCGCGACCGACGTGCTCACCTGGTGGGGGCACATGGCGCACGAGGAGGTGGACGACAAGGTCGTCGAGCGCGTACGCCGCCGCGTGCTCGGCGGCATGGGCCTGATCGTGCTGCACTCCGGCCACTACAGCAAGATCTTCCGCGCGCTGATGGGCACCACGTGCACCCTGAACTGGCGCGACGACGGCGACCGCGAGCTGGTGTGGACGGTCGCCCCCGGCCATCCGATCGCCCGCGGCGTCCCCCGCCCGCTGGTGATCGAGGCGCAGGAGACCTACGGCGAGCCGTTCGGCGTCCCCGAGCCCGACGAGCTGGTCTTCATCAGCGGCTTCGCCGGGGGCGAGGTGTTCCGCAGCGGCTGCTGCTACCGGCGCGGCCTGGGCCGGGTCTTCTACTTCAGCCCCGGCGACCAGGAGTACCCGGTCTACCACCACCCGGGCGTGCGGCGGGTGCTGGCCAACGCGGTGCTGTGGGCCGCCCCGCAGGACCGGCCGGGCGAGCCCCTGCAGAACGCCCACGCCCCGATCACCTGGTGA